A segment of the Acaryochloris thomasi RCC1774 genome:
GATACCGCCGTCAATACAGTCACGAAGGCGCTTTATGATCTCACCTTTACGGCTGCCAGCCACGATCGCATCATGGCGGTCCAAGTCATGGGCCGCGATGCTGGACATTTAGCGTTTCAGTCTGGCATTGCCGGGGGCGCGGATGTGATTCTGATTCCAGAGCTAACGCCTTGCTTAAGCGAAAGGTTGGTGGATCAAATCTGTCACCAGATTTCTCGTCTGCGTCAGGGGGGCCGCCGATTTGCCCTTGTGGTGATTGCTGAAGGCGTTCGTAGACCAGACGGGAAAAAAGATTCACATATTAGCGATTATTTAGCACAGCAAATCCAGAGCCGGAGCCAAAGGTTGTGTGACTCTGGAGCGCCGCAGTTTTGTACGCTACAAGAAGTCGATACTAGGGCTACGGTATTAGGACATATCCAGCGCAGTGGCACTCCTTCTGCCTTTGATCGGTTGCTAGCGGCTCGATTTGGTCGTGAGGCGATTAACCTGATTGCGATGGATAAGTACAACCAACTCGTGGTTTTGGAAAATGGCGAAGTGACCAGTAAACCGTTAGATCAGGTGGTGCCTCAAGTTAGACAAAGCCATACAGATGGACGCTGCCCAGATCCGGTTGACGCTCAGGGACTGATGGTTCAGACGGCGAGGGATTTGGGGATTTATGTTGGGGATTGAATGCAAAAGTTATGAGTTTTGTATGTTGAGCTTTGAGTTTGGGAGAGGCCAGAGATTGGGCGATAGATCGCCAGATGTTCTGGGTTTGCTGAGTTATGAAGTTTGTTGATGAGTATCGGGATGCTGAGACAGCTCAAGGGTATGCGCGGGAGATTACGGGTCTAGTCACGCGACCCTGGACGATCATGGAAATTTGTGGGGGGCAGACCCATGCAATTGTGAAGTATGGGATTGACCAGCTTCTCCCGGATGAAATTACGCTGATACATGGGCCGGGGTGTCCGGTATGTGTGACTCCAGTGGCGTTGATTGATGATGCGATCTCACTTTCTTTAACTCCCAATACCATTCTCTGTTCCTTTGGCGATATGCTGCGCGTGCCGGGAAGTGACTGCGATCTCTTATCAGCAAAGGCTCAGGGTGGCTCGGTACGAATGGTTTACTCTCCGCTGGATGCCCTCAAGCTAGCTCAGAAAAACCCAGAACAGCAGGTGGTTTTCTTTGCGGTGGGCTTTGAAACCACGGCCCCGACAACCGCAATGGCTGTTTATCAAGCACATCAGCAGAAAGTGGACAATTTTTCAGTGTTGGTGGCCCATGTTTTGGTCCCACCCGCGATGGCGGCGATTTTAGCTGCGCCGGACTGCAGAGTGCAGGGCTTCTTAGCGGCAGGGCATGTTTGTACAGTGATGGGATATGGGGAATATGATGAGATCGCAGCCCAATATCACACCCCAATTGTCGTCACAGGCTTTGAACCCGTCGATATTCTGCAGGGGATTTATCACTGTATACAACAGCTAGAAGCCGGGACAGCTACAGTTGAGAATCAGTATGCCCGAGCCGTTCAACCCCAAGGGAACCTGACTGCTCAGCGGCTAATGATGGAAGTCTTTGAGGGGTGCGATCGCAAGTGGCGCGGCATGGACAGCATGCCTAAAAGTGGACTCAAACTTCGCTCTGAGTATGCCTATCTTGATGCCCACCATCATCTGTCGAGGGAAGTGGGTCAACCACTAAATTCCAGCTTGTCTGCCAGCGCATCTCGTCCAGAAACCGAGTGCATCAGTGGACAGATTTTACAAGGAACCCAAAAGCCGCCCGACTGTCCGGCCTTTGGCACCCGTTGTATACCTGAACACCCCCTCGGTGCCCCAATGGTATCGTCGGAAGGCGCTTGTGCCGCCTATTATCGATATCGGCAGTCGATGCCCTATTACAAGGTTTAGCACGCTCAAGATTCAAACTTAATTTTCTGAACAAAATGAACTACCGTATAATTCCGAGATAATGACATTATCTCGGAATTATACGGATGGTGGCGGATAATATCCTTCCAGGCGGAGTTATCCGCCACCATCCGTATAATTAGTATTATGTGGCACCGATAGACTGCAATAGCAAACCCCGAATCTCAGAAATTGTGTTGGAAATTTGAAGACATCATCACTTTTAACAAGGTTTTAGATTTAGCTAGTAAGATGCGTATGGCTCAGCAAGATCCCTCTGAACAACAAAAGCTAGTAATAACACTTGAAGAGAATGCAATGGATTCTCTCGTTCACGGCATTGAGCATCACCTTTATGGCAAACGTAAGTCTGATTGGAAATATATAGTTCTGCATGTTTTCCATGCAGTTGAACTTTTTTAAAGGCAAGACTTGCAAAGCATGATGAAAAACTTATTTATACAAATCGCAAAAATGGACATACAGTTAGTTGCGTTGAAGCAATCGGGCGATTGGTAAATGAAGTGAATATTCCGCTGGATAGTTATGCGGAATGTAAATTCAATAGCAAAAAAGCTAAATATCAATTTACCGGAGAGTTGGAAGAGTTACGGCAAGCAAGAAATGACATTGAGCATAAGGAAGCTTCTCTTAATAAAGATGCAGTTAATAAATTCCTGGGTGTCTCATTCCGATTCTTAGATGATTTTGTGAGTCGAGAGCTAGGACTAAGTTTGTCTGAGAAGTTAGAAGAACTTGATGAACTTCGATGGGAAGAGATGATTGAAGCAGGTATAGAAGAAATACCTGAGCAAGACAGCTACCAAACGCTCTCTCTTGCTTTCCTCTTGTACATTAAACATATGTCAGATCGGGGTATACCACTTCATCCTAAGGAAAGAGTTGATCATTCATTTTTTACTTGCGAAGTATGTGGTGAAGAAGCAGTTGTTCTACCCGATCCAAGGTCCTACTCTACGATCACTTACTGCTACAATTGTCGCGCTAAATATGAAGGTCATGCGTGTGCAAGATGTGAGCAGATTTACATAGAATATTTAGGTGAATGGGAAAAAGGCGACATCCCACCTGAGCATCCTGATTTGAAAAGTCTTTTGAACTCTGGAGAAGATGACATGTCTTTTTGTCAAATGTGTCAAGGTTGGATTGCAGATCAGTAATAGTGAAAATGCCGCATAACAATTCGGGTGCAGCGGATTGATCGAAGCCGCTTGGGTTGGATGCAAAAAACTTGGCAACCGCTGACCCGAACCGGTTATCAGGCTTCGCATGAAGACTTTGTAATTGTCCTTCCGTGCGATCAGGGGCCAAAAGCAACCGTTGGGCTATCTCTGCTAAATTCCAATAGTATAAGACTAGACCTATATGGAGGTGTACTATGACCCCACAACTTGAAGTCGCAGTCGCTGCCATCCAGTCACTCTCACCCACAGAGCGTCAGCAACTGCTGCAAATTCTTATCCAAAGCGACTTAAACTCAACTTCTCAAACTGATCTCAAAGCACTCAGCACCCAGTTTTGGCATGGCACCTCACTCAAGCAATTACGCGCCACCCAAACTCCCACGACCATTCATAACCTCAAAGATCTTGCTGCTGACTTTTGGCCCGCAGAAGACTCGATTGAGGATTTCCTTACCTTTCTGCGAGAGCAGCGCCAAGCAGTGATCTAGCCGAAATCCCATGAGCCTTGCCCTAATTGACACGGACATCACCTCCTTCATCTTCAAAGGTAGCGACTATGCCGATCCTTACCTGCCACTTCTGAGCGATCAGGAATTAGCACTTTCTTTCATGACCATCGCTGAACTGTTTCAGTGGGCGATCCTGCGTCAGTGGGGCAAGCGTCGCTTTTCGCAGCTAGAGCAATACCTATCGAATTACCTCATCATTCCGGTTGATCAACCGCTTTGTCGGGAATGGGCGCAGGTGCGGAGCGATCGCCAGAGTGCAGGACGACCGATTTCCCCTCAGGATGCTTGGATTGCCGCCACAGCTTTACGCCACGACTTACCGCTAGTCACTCACAACATCAAAGATTTTGCAGGAATTTCCAATCTACAGCTCATGATGCCTCCACTCTAACGCCTTGCTTGTTGTAGTCAGAACGCTCACAAAGTCCTCAAGTTTAGTGCCTATCTTCTAGGTGGGGCGGGCCATAACATCAGCCCTCACGCCTGATGCCCATAGCGAGAGCAGGCCCCACGCCAGGAGGTGTACATCATGATCAACACAAAACCGAAACCTGCTCAACAACCATCCGTTCCTCAGCGGAAAAAGCATTGTAAGCGCAAAGACTTACGAAGACAAAATTTGAAAATAAATCCTCCGAAGTGGTCTGTTCATCTACAGCGTCCTACCCCGACTTCTGAGAAGTTAAGTGATTGGGCAGAAGCGTCCTAGAATAACGGCCCCCCTAGACAGGAGAGAACGAAGGATGAGATCACAACCCCACTCCGGCTTGAATTTCCAAGGCAAAATTATTGCTCTATGGACGACGTTTTTGTTGGGGATGCTCTTTCATACCCAGTTGGCTCTAATGCCGCTATTTCATGGTATTGATGTCACCCAGTCCCATACCCATGAATATTTAGAATTGTCCTCTATCCTGTGGTTAATGCTGGGGATCTTTGCCCTGCCCATGCTGGCTATTGTGGCGATAGCCTTTACCGCGTCGA
Coding sequences within it:
- a CDS encoding ATP-dependent 6-phosphofructokinase, giving the protein MTPPKRIGILTSGGDCPGLNAIIRAVIKCATNNGWEVFGIPYGTKGFIDLETGQCQPEDLQLREHGYDLPSLLGGLDILQFLSGSVLGALNKGDPSDPDIAREILQGYRHLNLDALIAIGGDGSLDIIDTLAQQGNWQWIAIPKTIDNDVPFTEQSIGFDTAVNTVTKALYDLTFTAASHDRIMAVQVMGRDAGHLAFQSGIAGGADVILIPELTPCLSERLVDQICHQISRLRQGGRRFALVVIAEGVRRPDGKKDSHISDYLAQQIQSRSQRLCDSGAPQFCTLQEVDTRATVLGHIQRSGTPSAFDRLLAARFGREAINLIAMDKYNQLVVLENGEVTSKPLDQVVPQVRQSHTDGRCPDPVDAQGLMVQTARDLGIYVGD
- a CDS encoding type II toxin-antitoxin system VapC family toxin codes for the protein MSLALIDTDITSFIFKGSDYADPYLPLLSDQELALSFMTIAELFQWAILRQWGKRRFSQLEQYLSNYLIIPVDQPLCREWAQVRSDRQSAGRPISPQDAWIAATALRHDLPLVTHNIKDFAGISNLQLMMPPL
- the hypD gene encoding hydrogenase formation protein HypD, which codes for MKFVDEYRDAETAQGYAREITGLVTRPWTIMEICGGQTHAIVKYGIDQLLPDEITLIHGPGCPVCVTPVALIDDAISLSLTPNTILCSFGDMLRVPGSDCDLLSAKAQGGSVRMVYSPLDALKLAQKNPEQQVVFFAVGFETTAPTTAMAVYQAHQQKVDNFSVLVAHVLVPPAMAAILAAPDCRVQGFLAAGHVCTVMGYGEYDEIAAQYHTPIVVTGFEPVDILQGIYHCIQQLEAGTATVENQYARAVQPQGNLTAQRLMMEVFEGCDRKWRGMDSMPKSGLKLRSEYAYLDAHHHLSREVGQPLNSSLSASASRPETECISGQILQGTQKPPDCPAFGTRCIPEHPLGAPMVSSEGACAAYYRYRQSMPYYKV